The Deinococcus hopiensis KR-140 sequence AACTTCTTCCCCGAGCCGCCGGACGCTGAACAAGCCGGAACAGTGTGACTCGGACGCCAGTGTACCGGGTGGATTCTCGGAGCTGGCCCAGTCCTGAGTCGACAGGAGAAATGTGAAGGCCAGATACGCGCTCCCTCAACCGGACTTGGTTCCCCGGTCGCTGCCCAGAAACGCCGTCAACGCCCCCGCCACCCCCTGCGGCGCGCCGCCCACCTCGGCCCTGAGTTGCGTCTGCGCCCAGGTCAGCTGCCGTTTGGCGTACTGGCGGGTGGCGAGGGCGATTCTGGCGCCGGCCTCCTCGGGGAGCAAATGGCCCCCATAGACGGCCAGCGCTTCCCGGTAACCCAGGGCCTGCCAGGCGGTGGGGCGGGACCCGCGTTCCGGGGGCACCTGCGAGGCGAGCCAAGCGGCTTCCTCCGGCCAGCCACCCGCGAGCATGGCCTTTACCCGGGCAGCAATTCGTCCCTCCAGCTCAGGCCAGGGACGGGTGAAGGCAAAGGCCCGGTACGTGAAGGCGGGCGTGCTGTGGCCGAACTCGCCGGGAAAACGGCCGGTGCGGCGGTAGACCTCCAGCGCGCGCACCACCCGGCGGGGATTGCGCTCCAGACGTGAGGCCTCGGCGGGGTTCACCGCCTCCACATCCCCGAGCAAGGCGTCGAGGCCCCGCCGCTCCAGTTCCGCTTCCACCTCGGCCCGCACCCCGGGGTCCACCGGGGGGGTCAGCGGCAGCCCCCGCGTCAGGCCCGAGAGGTAAAAGCCTGTGCCCCCCACGATGAGTGGTCGCCTGTGCCGCGCGAGAATGTCTGCCAGAGCTGCCTCCGCCTCACGCACGTAGCGGGCGACGTCGTAGCCCTCACGCACGTCGGCCACGTCAAGCAGATGATGAGGCACGGCGGCCCGCTCTGTGGGCGTCGGCTTGGCGGTGCCGATGTCCAGCCCCCGGTAGACGGTAAAGGCATCGGCGGCGACGATCTCCAGTCCAAATTGTTCGGCGAGGTGCAGCGCCAGCGCCGTCTTGCCCGCGGCCGTGGGGGCGGTGAGGATGGGAATCGGGGGGGGCGCGGCGGGCGTCACAGGCGGGATTGTAGGGCGTGCGCGCCGTGCTGGTGGTAGCGTAGGCATATGAATGAGCCGGTGCTTGCCCGCCTTCAACAGCTTATGACCCTCCGCGAGGAGGTCGAGACGCTGGGGGGCGCGGGCGTCTGGACCCCTCCCGCCGACTGGGTGGACGATCAGACCCACCTGCTGCTGCTGCTCGACGTGCCGGGCGTGGACCCAGGCAGCCTGGAACTGGAGGAGGCCGGAATGGACCTGACCGTCGCGGGCCGCCGCGAGGTGCCCGAGCGGCTGCTCAGTTCGGAACGGCCCGGCGGGACCTTTACCCGCGCCCTGCGCTTTCCCGAGCCCGTGCTGCCCCAGAGTGGACAGGCGAGCCTCAGCGGCGGCGTCCTGACGGTGCGCTTCGAGAAACGCCACCCGACGATTGATGTGGACGCCAGCGAGGCCAACGACGAGTAGCCGAGGAGAACCCCAAATCAGCGGGTGCCTCAGCGCCAGCTGTCAGGGGTAGGTCTGAGGTCTGGGCACCGGCCTGCCCCGCGTAACGCGTGAACACCTGCAGCAACCCGCGCTGAAGGGCGCGGGGGAGCGGATGTGTCAACGTGCGAACTTCTTTTTGACTGGACCCGGCGAGCGAAATGCGCATGGGGGAGAATGGGGCGCCGTGAGGGCTGCCCTTCCACGCGCGGCGCCATTCGGTCAAATGCGCAAGGTTCTGCCGCACAAAGGCGGCGGCACCTGCCTCAATCCGCGCGAGGTAGGCCTCCAACGTCTCGCAATGCGCAGCCTCAAAGGGCACGAAATAGGCGCTCGCCACCGGCGGCAGCGAGTCCACGCGCACCTGCCGCAGCGGCCCCAGGCGGCTCGGCCGCCTCACCCAGTAGCGCAGCGTCTCGGCGTCCTCATCCAATTCGCAGGCCGCCGCCGAAATGGTGCGCGGCTCCGTCCAGAACGCGGCCAGGATGCGGGTCGTTCGCGGAATCAAGCAGGGCGTCCGCCGTCACGGCGTCCTGCACGATCAGGCTTCCGGAATTGGGCTGCGTCATCTCCGGCAGGCTACGCCCACACTGGAGGCATGACCTTCCAGACGCGCGAAACTGGCTCTTTCTCTCTACCCACAGCGGTCTTGTCGCGTCGCGCGGGCATGACGGGCTGGATGTGGAGAGGCGTGACAGCGTCCCTGCCGGGCGTTCACGTCCTTGCTCCCAATCTTCCTGGGCTGGGGCAGAACGCCCACCCCGGTCCCTTCAGCGCCGAGAAGGCGGCCGATCACCTCGCCGCCTTGATTGCACGGTGGGCACATTGCACTGTGGGCACAAGGCGGCCAGGTACACGTCGTTGGGCATTCCCCCCCGGGGGGCGCGGCGCGGTGGCCACGCAGGTCACGGCAACACACCTGAGGTCGTCCGCAGCGCGGTCCTCATTGGAACCACCGTCCCATCCCCTTCGGGGCGGCATTTCTCCGGATAGGCCTGGTCCTTGCGCCCCTCCAGTCGGTTCCCCCACTGTCGGCGATGCAGGCGCGCGCGCCCTGGGTCTCTCTGCGAAGGAACAGACCCAGCTCTGCCCGCTGACGCCCGGGCCATGACTCCGGATGCCCCACGGCAGGGCATGACCGAGGGCGCACGTTTCCGGGTGCCCACTGGTTTGGGTCAGGCCGGGCGGCCCAGGCGTCCGGTGGTCAGCCTGCGTGGAGGCCTCCCTCAACGTCCGTTCCGCACCGGACCTCGCCCAGGCTGTACCGGGCAGCACCGCATACGGCGTTCCAGGCGGGCATCAGGCCTGGTTCGCGGGCCACAGCCTGAGTTGTTGGTCAAGACCCTCCAGCGCTGGCGGGCGAGCCACTCCCCGGTTCCCCGGTGCGGCCGGAAGGTGGAGACATCCAGAAACCGAAACTGCCGTTTTGATGAACCGCTCTACCCGCTCTTCGGCGTCAGGCGCAAAGCGGGTAGGGCCGTCAGCACCGCACCCAGCAACGTGACGCCGAAGGCCAGGGCAAAGGCCGTCCCCAGCGGCTCCACCCGGGCGATCAGTGCGCCCCCCACGCCCGCCGCCACGGCCACCATCAGCACCTCGATATTCGCCAGTTGCCCGGACAGCCGACCGGCCTCCTCGGGGGCCAGCGCACCAAGCGCGAAGAGACTGTTGCTGTTGTAGCCCACGCCCATGCTCAGGCAGGCGACGAACCAGCCCGCGTAAACGCTCCAGAGAGGGGTGTGGCCCAGCGTCCCCAGGGCCGTGACAAGCAGGCCCAGGACAATTCCGGCCATCCCCACCCGGATTCGGACGGGACGAGACGCCGCTCCGGACCGGCGCTCCAGCTGGGCCTGGACCCAGGAACCCAGCGTCCACGTGGCTCCGCCCACGCTGAGCAGCCACCCGGCCTGGGTCAGGCTCAGGCCACGCAGGTCATGCAGCGCCAGGGGCAAAAAGGCGTTGGCCCCCAACAACGCGAAGGCGGCCAGTCCACGCAGGGCCAGCGCAGCCGGCAGCCCCGGCGCAAACCGCCACAGTCCTGGTGGAAACAGTCGGCGCGAGGTCAGCGCCACCCCGCCTCCTCCCAGCGCGAGCAGCAGGGCGGCCAGCAGGTCCGGGCGGCGCAAGCCCTCCACCACCGCTCCCGCCGACAGCGCGAGGCCCAGCGCCGGTCCCAGCAGCTCCAGACCTCCCCTGCCCCCGGAAGCTGCCTCGCGCGGCCCGCTCCGCAGGGGCAGCACGCACAGGGGCGAGGCGAGCGCCAG is a genomic window containing:
- the miaA gene encoding tRNA (adenosine(37)-N6)-dimethylallyltransferase MiaA, translated to MTPAAPPPIPILTAPTAAGKTALALHLAEQFGLEIVAADAFTVYRGLDIGTAKPTPTERAAVPHHLLDVADVREGYDVARYVREAEAALADILARHRRPLIVGGTGFYLSGLTRGLPLTPPVDPGVRAEVEAELERRGLDALLGDVEAVNPAEASRLERNPRRVVRALEVYRRTGRFPGEFGHSTPAFTYRAFAFTRPWPELEGRIAARVKAMLAGGWPEEAAWLASQVPPERGSRPTAWQALGYREALAVYGGHLLPEEAGARIALATRQYAKRQLTWAQTQLRAEVGGAPQGVAGALTAFLGSDRGTKSG
- a CDS encoding Hsp20/alpha crystallin family protein — translated: MNEPVLARLQQLMTLREEVETLGGAGVWTPPADWVDDQTHLLLLLDVPGVDPGSLELEEAGMDLTVAGRREVPERLLSSERPGGTFTRALRFPEPVLPQSGQASLSGGVLTVRFEKRHPTIDVDASEANDE
- a CDS encoding MFS transporter, which codes for MGRVLALPACSDPSPSAPRTLGAGLLLVVLIVAFESMAVGTVLPRVAGDLHGLSLYGWASSAFLLSSLFGAVVSGVVADRRSLATSASVSLLIFAAGLMVAGGATSMLLFVLGRLVQGLGAGGLGALPFAVITARYPEHARARMLAAVSSAWLIPALVGPLIASLIADAWSWRAVFWGLVPVLALASPLCVLPLRSGPREAASGGRGGLELLGPALGLALSAGAVVEGLRRPDLLAALLLALGGGGVALTSRRLFPPGLWRFAPGLPAALALRGLAAFALLGANAFLPLALHDLRGLSLTQAGWLLSVGGATWTLGSWVQAQLERRSGAASRPVRIRVGMAGIVLGLLVTALGTLGHTPLWSVYAGWFVACLSMGVGYNSNSLFALGALAPEEAGRLSGQLANIEVLMVAVAAGVGGALIARVEPLGTAFALAFGVTLLGAVLTALPALRLTPKSG